The following DNA comes from Agromyces mangrovi.
CGAAGCGCTGCTCGCCGAACGCCGGGCCGCCGCGCTCGCGGAGGACTCGGAGTGACCGTCCTCGATGCCTCGGCGGTGCTCGCGTTCCTCAACGGCGAGGCGGGGGCGGACGTGGTCGAGGCCGATCTCGAGTCCGGCGGATCGATCGGCGCCGCGAACTGGTCCGAGGTCGCACAGAAGGTGACCGATCGCGGCGGCGACTGGGCGCTCGCCCGGGCGCTGCTCGAGAGCTACGACGTGCGGGTCGAGCCGGTCACACAACAGGACGCCGAACACGCGGCGACGCTGTGGCGGCCGGGCTCGGGCCTCTCGCTCGCCGATCGCCTGTGCCTCGCGCTCGGTCGGCGCCTCGGCGCGGAGGTGCTCACCGTCGACACCGCGTGGGGCGCCGACCCGGGCATCCGCCAGCTCCGCTGACTACGCGCCGCCGGTCTCGACCGGGCGGCCGGGAGTGTTCGACCACTGGCTCCACGAGCCGGGGTAGAGGGCCGCGTCGAAGCCGGCGATCGCGAGGGCGGCGACGGCGTGCGCCGCGGTCACGCCCGACCCGCAGTACGCGGCGACGGGTCGCCCGTGCTCGACTCCCAGCGCGGCGTAGCGGTCGCGCAGCACGTCGGCGGGGAGGAACCGGCCGTCGGCGTCGAGGTTGCCGGCGGTGGGGGCGGATGCCGCGCCGGGGATGTGTCCCGCGACCGGATCGACCGGCTCGACCTCGCCGCGATAGCGGGCGGCGGCGCGCGCATCGAGGAGCACGCCGCTCCGCGGCATCCGCTCGGCCCCGTCGATGTCGACCACGGGCAGGTGCCCGTAGCGGGCGGTCGCGTCGCCGGGCGCAGGCTGCGCGTCGCCCGTCTCGAGCGGAAGCCCCGCCGACCGCCACGCCGCGAGCCCGCCGTCGAGCAGTCGCACGTCGGCGACGCCCGCGTGGCGCAGCAGCCACCAGGCGCGCGCGGCAGACTGGTTGCCGAGGTCGTCGTAGGCCACGACGGCGTCACCCGAGCGGATGCCCCAGCGACGCATCGACGCGGTGAACGCGGCCTCGTCGGGCAGCGGATGCCGGCCGTCGGCCGGCTCGTGGTCGGCGCGCGCGAGCTCGGTCTCGAGGTCGACGAACACCGCACCCGGCACGTGCCCGTTGCGGTACGCGGGCCGCCCGTCGGGCTCGGCGAGGCTCCAGCGCACGTCGAGCAGCACCGGCGGCGTCGGCCCGCCCAGCGCCTCGGCGAGCGCGTCCGCCGTGATCGTCACGTCCATCCCCCCATGCTCGCACCCGCCCGTCCCGTGCACCCGGGCACGTGCCAGGCCGACCCCGGCACGTGCCGATCACACCGGCCCGTCGAAATCACGCCGGCACGTGCTGCAACGCGTGCCGGCGCGATTTCGACGGGCCGAACGCGAGGCGAGCGCCGGGTAGGCTGGTCATCCGCGAACGGTGGGGGAGGCCAGATGCTCGTCAGCCTCGGGCTGTTCGCGCTCGTGGCGCTGTTGACCCCCTTCGCCACCCGGCTCCTCGGCCGCCGCGTCTTCCTGGTCATCGCCGTGCTCCCGGCAGCCGTCTTCGCCTGGCTGTGCGCGCAGCTGCCGCTGATCGTCGGCGGCAGCGAGGCGACCGGAACGTCCGGCGAGCTCGTCGAGCAGTTCCGCTGGATCCCCCGACTCGGCATCGAGCTCGGCTTCCGCCTCGACGCGCTCTCACTGCTGCTCGCGCTCGTCGTCACGGGCGTCGGCGCCCTCGTGCTGCTCTACTGCGCCTGGTACTTCCGCGACGACGAGCCGTCGCTCGGGCGCTTCGCATCGCTGCTGCTGCTCTTCGCAGGCGTGATGTTCGGCCTCGTCACCGCCGACGACGTGTTCGCGCTCTTCATCTTCTGGGAGGCGACGAGCGTGCTCTCGTACCTCCTCATCGGCCACTACACGGGCCGCCGCGAGAGTCGCGGTGCGGCGCTCCAGGCGCTCACGGTCACGACCTTCGGCGGGCTCGTCATGCTCGTCGGGCTCGTGCTGCTCGCCGTCGCGGGCGAGACGACGTCGCTCGCGACGCTGCTCGCCACGCCGGTCACGGGCGCCGCCGCCGAGTGGGGCATCGCACTCGTGCTGGTCGGCGCGATCTCGAAGAGCGCACTGGTGCCGTTCCACTTCTGGCTGCCGGCCGCGATGGCCGCCCCGACCCCGGTGAGCGCCTACCTGCACGCGGCCGCCATGGTGAAGGCGGGCGTCTACCTCGTGGCGCGCCTCGCGCCGGGGTACGCAGACCTCTCGGTGTGGCATCCGATCGTCATCGGACTCGGCGTGCTCACCATGCTGGTCGGCGGCTGGCGTGCGCTGCGGCAGTACGACCTGAAGCTGCTGCTCGCGTACGGCACGGTCAGCCAGCTCGGCTTCATGATCGTGGTCGTCGGGTTCGGCACACGGGATGCGGCGCTGGCCGGCGTCGCGCTGCTGCTCGCGCACGCGCTGTTCAAGTCGACGCTGTTCCTCGTGGTGGGCATCGTCGACCACGCCGCCGGCACCCGCGACTGGCGCGAGCTGTCGGGGGTCGGCAGGCGGATGCCCGTGCTCGCGACGTTCGCCGGCCTCGCGGCCGCATCGATGGCCGGGCTCCCCCGCTCGTCGGGTTCGTGGCGAAGGAGGCCGTGTTCGAGGCGTTCCTCGAGGGCGTCTCGCACGGCGAGGCGTGGGCGTGGCTCGCGCTCGTCGGGGTGGTCGTCGGCTCGATCCTCACCGTCGCGTACACGGTGCGATTCTTCTGGGGCGCGTTCTGGCGCCGCGCCGAGACCGCTGACACGCCCCTGCACGACGAGGGCGCGGGCATCCTCGTCTCCCCCGTCGTGCTGTCGACGGCCGGCGTGGTCGCGGCGTTCACGATCGCCGCGATCGAGCCGCTGCTCACCGCGTACGCCGACGAGTTGCCCGGCCCGCAGGAGTACCACCTCGCGCTCTGGCACGGGTTCGGTCCGCCGCTGGCGATCTCCGCACTGGTGTTCGGCGTCGGCGCGCTGCTCGTGTGGCTGCGCCGTCCGGTCGCCCGGTTCCAGGCCTCGACCCCGGAGTGGTTCGACGCGGCGCGCGAGTACCTCTCGATCGTGCGCAGCATCGACCGGTTCGCCGCGTCGCTCACCATGTTCATCCAGCGCCGCGGCCTGCCCGGGTACGTCGCGGTCATCGTGCTCGTGCTCATCGCCGGCCTCGGCACCGGTCTGCTGCTGAACGGCGCCTGGCCCGACGAGGTGCGCGCGTGGGACTTCCCCGCGCAGCCGTTCATCGCGGCCGTCATGGCCGTCGCCGCGATCGCCGCGGCCGTCGCGAGTCACCGGGTCACCGCGATCCTCCTCGTCGGGGTCACCGGGTACGGCCTCGTGATGCTGTTCGGCATGTCGGGCGCGCCCGACCTCGCGCTCACCCAGGCGCTCGTGGAGTCGCTCACGCTCGTGGCGTTCGTGCTCGTGCTGCGCCGCCTGCCGAAGCAGATCGCGCAGCACAACCCGCCGGTGCGACGTCGCTTCCGCGCGATCATCGGCGTGCTCGCAGGCTTGGCGATGGGCGTCGTCGGCCTCGTCGCGCTCGGCGCGCGCATCCAGCCGTCGATCTCGGGCGGGCTGCCCGAGCTCGCGCTCGAGGCGCACGGCAAGAACATCGTGAACGTCATGCTCGTCGACATCCGCGCGTGGGACACGCTCGGCGAGATCTCCGTGCTCGTCGCCGTCGCGACCGGCGTCGCGAGCCTCATCTTCGTCAGCGGCCGCACGGGCGCCGCCCCTCGCCTCGACTCGTCGGCCGGGCGCCGCGAGCGCGTGCAGCCGATCGTCGAGCAGTCGAACGTGCGCGACGACCGCGCGACGAGCCGCCAGGCGTGGTTGCTCGCGGGCCGCACGCTCGGGCCGCGCAACCGCTCGATCCTGATCGAGGTGCTGGTGCGACTGCTCTTCCACCCCGCGATCATCGTGTCGATCTACCTGCTGTTCGCCGGCCACAACGCCCCCGGCGGCGGATTCGCGGGCGGGCTCCTCGCAGGCCTCGCGCTCGTCGCGCGCTACCTCGCGGCCGGCCGCTACGAGCTCGGCGAGGCGGTGCCGGTCGACGCGGGCAAGCTGCTCGGCTTCGGCCTGCTGCTCGCCGCGGGCACGGCCACCGCTCCGCTGCTGTTCGGCTCGACCGTGTTCGCCTCGAGCTGGTTCGAGTGGCACGTGCCCGTGCTCGGCGAGATCTCGTTCGGCACCTCGACGTTCTTCGACATCGGCGTCTACCTCGTCGTGGTCGCGCTGGTGCTCGACATCCTGCGCTCGCTGGGCGCCGAGGTCGACCGCCACCGCGAGGAGGGCATCGACACCGCCGACGGGAACGACCCGGATGACGGGACCGACGGCGACGAGGCATCCGACGCCGCCGACGACACCGCCGCCACCGCACCCGTGGACGCCACGACGACCCCCGGGGAGGCCCGCCCGTGACCGGCTCGCTCACCCTCGTCGCGCTCGTCGCCGTCATGTTCGGCGCCGGCATCTACGTGATGCTCGAACGCAGCCTCACCCGCGTGCTCATCGGGTTCCTGCTCGTCGGCAACGCCGTGAACCTGCTCATCTACGTCATGTCGGGCGCGCCCGGCCTCGCCCCCGTGCTGTACGACGGCGTCGACCCCGACGAGATCAGCGACCCGCTGCCGCAGGTGTTCATGCTCACCGCGATCGTGATCAACCTCGGCATCACCGCGTTCATGCTCGCGCTCATCTACCGGTCGTGGTGGCTCGCCCGGCTGGGCGACCGCGGCGACCTGGTCGACGACGACCGCGACGAGCGCGAGTCGGGCGAGGGCGCGGCAGACGTGGCGCGCAGCTCGCGGCTCGACGACACGGCCATCCTCGAGATCCTCGACCAGAGCGACGAGGAGTACGAGGAGCGCGCCTCCGGGGCATCCGCTCGCTCCGACCGAACCGACCGGACCGACCGCACCGACCGGGGAGGTGGCCGCCGATGACCGCCCTCGTGCCCCTCGTCGTGCTGCTCCCTCTGCTGGGCGCGGCCGCCACGCTCGTGCTCGGCCGCAACCGACGCGTGCAGCTGTGGCTCAGCGTCGCCGTGCTCGCGGCGGTCGCGGTCATCGCGAGCGTGCTGCTGTTCGCGGTCGACGCGACCCGCGGCCTCGTCGTCTACATCGGCGACTGGGATGCCCCCTTCGGCATCACCCTCGTCGTCGATCGCCTCTCGGCCATCCTGCTCGTGATCTCGGCGATCATGCTGCTCGGCGTGCTCGTGTACTCGGTGGGGCAGGGCGTCGCCGACCGCCACCGCGAGACGCCGGTGTCGATCTTCTACCCCACCTACCTGATCCTCGCGGCGGGCATCTGCAACGCGTTCATCGCGGGCGACCTGTTCAACCTGTACGTCGGGTTCGAGATCCTGCTGTCGGCCAGCTACGTGCTGCTGACGCTCGGCGGCACGGGCGAGCGCATCCGCGCGGGCGTCACGTACATCGTGGTGAGCCTCGTCTCGTCGCTGTTCTTCCTCGGCGCGATCGCGCTCATCTACGGCGCGACCGGCACGGCGAACATCGCCCAGCTCTCGGTGCGCATCGCCGAGCTGCCGCAGGACGTCCAGCTGCTGCTGCACCTCGCGCTGATCACGGCGTTCGGCATCAAGGCGGCGGTGTTCCCGCTGTCGTTCTGGCTGCCCGACTCGTACCCGACCGCGCCCGCGCCGGTCACCGCGGTGTTCGCGGGCCTGCTCACCAAGGTCGGCGTCTACGCGCTCATCCGGTCGGAGATGACGATCTTCGCCGAGAACGACCTGACCACCATGTATCTCGTGCTGGGCGGACTCACGATGCTCGTCGGCATCCTGGGCGCACTCGCGCAGGCCGACATCAAGCGTCTGCTGTCGTTCACGCTCGTCTCGCACATCGGGTACATGCTGTTCGGCATCGGCCTGGCCTCGGAGCTCGGCATCGCCGCGACGGTCTACTACGTCGTGCACCACATCACGGTGCAGACCGCGCTGTTCCTCACCACGGGGCTCATCGAGCGCGTCGGAGGCGCGACCTCGGTCAACCAGCTGTCGGGCCTGCTCGCCGCATCGCCGTTCGTCGCGATCCTGTTCTTCATCCCCGCGCTGAACCTCGGCGGCATCCCGCCGTTCTCGGGCTTCATCGGCAAGGTGGGCCTGTTCCTCGGCGGGGCCGAGGTCGCGGGCTCGGGCGAGGGGCCGGCGCCGTGGGTGATCTGGGCGGTCATCGGCGCCGGGGCGGCGACCTCGCTGCTCACGCTCTACGCCCTCACCCGATTCTGGAACCTCGCGTTCTGGCGCGGCCGCGACGAGCTCGAGGGCTACGAGTCGTTCCTCGTCGAGTCGATGCAGGAGGCGCCCGAGGGCGCGACCGTCACCGAGACCCGCACCGCGCCCGTGCTGATGCTCGCGGCCACGGTCGGCCTGGTCGCGTTCAGCCTGCTGCTCACGGTGCTCGCGGGGCCGCTGTTCGACCTCAGCAGCCGGGCGGCGACGAACCTGCTCGACCCGGCCGTCTACGTGAACCTGGTCTTCCCCGGGGGCATCCGATGAGCCCGGCTCGCGACATCTCGCCCTGGCGCTCGCTCTGGCGGCAGCTGCCGCTGCTGGTGCTGCTCGTCGCACTCTGGCTGTTCCTCTGGGACGAGGTCACTGTGATGTCGGTCGTCACCGGCGTGCTGCTCGCGATCCTCGTCACCCGCGTGTTCTACCTGCCCCCGGTGCTGCTGTCGGGCCGGTTCAACCCGTGGCGGGGCCTGCTGCTCGGCCTGCGCATGATCGTCGACGTCGCGACCGCGTCGATCGAGGTGGCGTTCCGGGCCGTGAACCCGCGGTACACGCCGACGAACGCGATCATCGCCGTGCAACTGCACACCCACTCCGACCTCGTCATGACGCTCACCGCCGAGGCGATCACGGTCGTGCCGGGCACCGTCGTGGTCGACGTCGACCGCGAACGCGCCGTGCTGTACCTGCACGCGCTCGGCACGGTCACCGACGAGGACGTCGAGCGCACCAGGCGCCACGTGCTCGGCACCGAGGAGCGCATCGTGCTCGCCGTCGGCACCCACGAGGAGGCCGAGTCGGTGCGCGCAGAGCGACGGGCCAGGCGGATGCAGCGGGGCGGCGGCGTGCACGGCGGCGCGCCCGACGGGCTGACCGGGCTGAGCTCCGACGAGGTGTCGGCCGGCGACATCCAGCGCCGCGACGGCGCGCACCGCGACGATCCGCGCGGCGACGGTGGGGAGGGCACCCGATGAGCCTCCTCACCCTGGTGGTCGTGGTCATCGCCGGCACCATGTTCGGCATCGGCGCGATCTGCGCGGTGTGGCGCATCATCCGCGGGCCGTCCATTCTCGACCGCGCGCTCGCGGCCGACGTGCTGCTCGCGATCTCGATGTGCGCCCTCGGCGCCGAGATGGCCGTGAACCAGCACACCGACACGCTCGTGGTGCTGCTCGTCCTGGCGATGTTCGCGGTGCTCGGTTCGATCGCCATCGCGCGGTTCATGGCCAAGGAGGACGACTCGTGAGCGCCGCATCCGTCTCCCTGCTCGCCGCCGCGCCCGGCCTCGTGCCCGCGGAGGCCATGCCACTGCTGCCCGAGGACCTCTCGGTGCGCGACGTGCTCGCCGGCGTGCTGATCGTGCTCGGCGCGTTCCTGTCGATGGCCGCCGGCGTCGGCATCGTCCGCTTCCCCGACGTGCTCTCGCGCCTGCACGCGGGCACGAAGCCCCAGGTGCTGGGCCTCGTCGCGGTGCTCGCGGCGATCCTGCTCGAGGTGCCGAGCTGGGGCGTGCTCACCACCATCGTGCTCATCCTCACGTTCCAGCTGCTCACGCAGCCGATGACCGCGCACATGCTCGGCCGGGCCGCGTACCGCACCGACCACGTGCGCCGCGACCTGCTCATCGACGATGAGCTGGCCGACGACATCGCGCGGCGCGAGCGGGCGGCGTCGCGGCGGGGCCCGGAGCGCAGCGGTGCGTCCGACGCCGACGGGGAGTGACCTCCCTCGATTACCGCATGTGCATGTAGAAGGTGGTCCAGTCGGTGTCGAGGAGCTCGCGGAATCGGGACCACGCGGCCGGATCTCCCGAGACGACCGTCGGTCCGTCCGGCTCGGCGAGCTGTGCGGACGTGGCCTCGATGACGACGTCGTTGCCGTCGCCGATGCCGTCCTGCACATGGAGGACTCGGTTGCGGACGCGCACCGTCACCTCCGCGCCGGAGTCCGCATCGCGGATGCCGATCGCGAGGTCCACACCCTTCGCCCGGTCGGCGTCGAGCTGGTAGCGCCAGCCGCGCACCGTGTCGACGACGGACTTGTCGACCGACATCATCGCGCCGTAGGCGGCGAGCACCTGACCCGGATCCATGGCGCCCTCGAGCTCGAGCGCGCCGGTGAGGTACCACGAGCGTGCGATCGGGTTGAGCTCCTGGTAGCCCCTCGCGCGCAGGGCCGCCGCCTTGACGAGCCGCGCGTCCTCGTTGTCGGGGTCGGCGCGCAACGCGATCTGCGCGAGCTCGGCGGCCAGCTGGTGGTCGCCCGCAGCGTGGTCGGCCTTCGCGGCATCCAGCACCGCGTCGACGCCGCCCATGAGCTCTGCGAGGCGCTTGGCCTTGTGCGCGGGGGGCGACGGCAGCATGTCGGTCGAATCGCCGGTGAACCAGCTCACCCACCCGGTGAAGAACTCCGGCACGGAGGTGAACGGGGTGCCGTACATCGGCACCGTGTAGGGGGCGTCCCACAGCTCCTCGGGCAGGTCCTTCAGCGCGTGCTGCAGCTCGACCGGCGTGTAGCCCTTGTTGATGAGGCGCACGGACTGGTCCCACAGGTACTTGGTGGCGTCGACGTACTTGCCCACGTGCTCGGCGATATCGTCCTTGCCCTGGATCGGGCGGATGTGGGAGCCGACCAGCCACTCCGGACGGATCTCGAGCACCGTGTTGAGCGCGCCGATGTAGTTGTCGGGGACGCGCGGCTTCGAGCCGCGGATGGTGTGCATGTTCGGGATGCCGGTGAAGAACTCGTCGGCGATCGCGATCATGTCGAACTCGGGCAGGTAGAGGCCGAACTCGCTGATCGCCTCGCCGCCGGTGTAGAACACGCGGACCTCGAGCCCGGCGATCTGCAGGGTGGCGTCGCCGGAGAGCATCTTCGTCGGCGGGATGAAGCCGGGCGCACCGCCGATCGGGAGCGTACCGATGCCGTGGTGGTGCCGGTCGTCGGGGCTGAGGAACGCGCCGCCGTAGTAGCCGGCGCCCATCGCCTGCCGCTGGAGGATCTCACCGAACTCGTCGGCCATCTCGGCGCGGAAGTTCTGCCAGGCGTACACGTCGACCTCGCCGGCCGCGACGGCGGCGGGGTCGACGATCGCAGACGCACCGTTGTAGTGGTCAGTGTGGTGGTGGGAGTAGAAGATCGCCTTCACCGGCTTGTCGGAGACCTTCGCGATCTCGGCGGCGATCACCTCACCCGCGTCGAGGTTCACTCCGGTGTCGTAGACGATGAGCCCGTCGGGCCCTTCGATGATCGTGCTGTTTCCCAGCAGGCCCGCGGGGCAGTACACCGTCCAGACCGGCAGCTCACCGCACCGGTACGTGCCCTGCTGCTCGACGGTCAGTCGGCGATGCTCCAGGAAGTAGTCCGGGAATGATCGTTCGACATCGTACGGATTCACCATGCGTCCCCCTCGGACCGACTGCGACATCACGAACCTAGCCGTCGGCGGCGGCGCGACTCAATGGCTCGCCGGTGGCGTCGAGGTGAACGCGGACGAGTGCGGCACGGCGTCGCGGGCGGGCGGGCCGCCGCCCCAGGCTCCGACGGGCCCTGACACGCCACCCGAACGGCGGTACGGTGAACGTGTTCCACGCACCGGATGGGGGATCCGAGATGGGCACGCACGTCAACGTCGACAACTTCGCGGTCGCGGAGACCGCCAGGATGTTCCACGACCTGCAGCGCGACGCCGGGGGAGTCAACCGGCTGCTGCACCACCGCGCGCCGGCGCCGATCGACCAGCAGACCGTGATCCGCATGAACCGCGACACGCTCTACAGCTTCGTCGTCGTCGACGTCTCGGGTGGGGCGACACTGACACTGCCGGATGCCGGTGGGCGGTACCTGTCTGCGATGGTGGTGACGACCGAGCACTACATCCCGAGGATCTTCCACGACCCCGGCGAGTACCGGCTCGACGCGGAACTCGCCCGCGCGTCGCACTGCTTCGTGGCCGTGCGCACGCTCGTCGACCCGAACGATCCCGACGACATCGCCGCGGTCGGCGCCTTGCAGGACGCGATCGGGCTGGACGCGGCATCCGCCGAGCCCTTCACCTCGGAGGAGTACGACACTGCGAGCCTCGACGCGACGCGCAACGCGCTGCTGCAGCTCGCGGCGGGCATCAGCGGGTTCGAGCGCACGTTCGGCTCGCGCAAGAAGGTCGACCCGGTGCGGCACCTCATCGGCACGGCGGCCGGGTGGGGCGGGCTGCCGTCGCACGAGGCGTCGTACATCGGCGTCGCGCCCGCAGAGGCGACGGGCACCTTCTCGCTGCGCATGGCCGACGTGCCGGTCGACGCGTTCTGGTCGATCTCGGTGTACGACGCGAAGGGGTTCTTCGTGCCGAACGAGAGCGGCCGCTACACCGTGAACAGCGTCACCGGCGTGCCCGACGACGACGGCGCGATCACCGTGCACTTCGTGCACGACGACGCGGTGCGCGACCTGCCGAACGCCATCCCCATTCCCGAGGGCTGGAACTTCATCGTGCGGCTCTACCGCCCGCGGCCGGAGTACTTCGACGGGGCGTGGACGCTGCCCGACCTGACGCCGGTGCTGCGCTGAGTACCTGTCCTCGTTCGCCTGATTCCGCGAGTCGTCATGAAGTGCCGCAATGCCGGCGGCGGTTTCAGGGGTGAGTGCAACGCCTCGTTGCCTGGGAGGCTGGGATGGGGTCGCATTCGTCGTTGCAGGTTCGTGCGGTGGCGTTGGGGTTGTTGCTGGATGGTCTGAGTTCGCCTGCTGTTGCGGGAAGGCTCGGGATCGGGTCGCGGCAGGTTCCGCGGTGGGCGATGCTGGCCGGCGTGGAGTTGGCGAAAGGGCGCCATGGTGGCGCGGTTGCGGCGCGTGGCCTTACCGGGGCCGGTGTCGGGCATGGGCGCCGGTTGTCGGCGACGGATCGGGCGGTGATCCAGGTCGGGTTGTCGCGTGGGCTGTCGCGGCGTGCGATCGCGGCGATGATCGGGGTCGCACCGTCGACAGTGTCGCGTGAGGTCGCCCGGTCGGCGCTGCGGTACCGGAGCGAGGTGTTGTACGACGCGCGGGTCGCGGACCATCGCGCGCGAGCGCAGCGCGCCCGCCCGAAGGCCCGGAAGCTGGACCTGCACCCGGCGCTGCGGTCCGCGGTCGTGGACGGGCTGAACGCGAAGTTCTCACCGCAGCAGGTCGCGGGAAGGATGCCGGTGCTGTTCCCGACGCGGGAGGATATGCGGGTGTCGCACGAGACGATCTACCAAGCCCTGTACGTCCAGGGTCGTGGCGGGTTGCGGCACGAACTGACCGTGCAGAAAGCGCTGCGCACCGGCCGGACCGGTCGCAAGCCGCAGTCCAAACTCCCCGCCCGTTCGAACCGGCCCTGGCTGGACGGGGCTCGGATCACGGACCGGCCCGCGGAAGCCGCCGACCGGGCGGTCCCGGGGCACTGGGAAGGCGACCTCGTGGTCGGCCCCGGGAACTCCGGCATCGTCACCCTCGTCGAACGACAGACCCGGTTCGTGCTGCTCGGCAGGCTGCCCGGGACCCGCGACAGCCGTACCGTGACCGACGTGCTCGCCGGCATGATCAGCCACCTGCCCACCGACCTGGCCCGCACGATCACCTGGGACCAAGGCAGCGAGATGGCCGAGCACGCCCGGCTCACGATCCGCACCGGAGTCCACGTGTTCTTCTGCGACCCGCACGCACCCTGGCAACGCGGCAGCAACGAGAACACCAACGGCCTCATCCGCGACTTCTACCCCAAGGGCACGAACTTCAACACCATCACCGACACCGACCTCACCGAAACGCAACGCCTCCTGAACATCCGCCCACGACAGACCCTCGGCTTCCACACCCCAGCTGAGAAACTGGACCAACTACTCACGGTGTTGCACTGACACCCTGAAACCACCGGCAACCATTCCGACACTTCATGACGACTCGGGAGGAGGGCCGGCGGGTGTCGGCCGGGTGCGAGAGGGTGGAGGGGTGACGACCGCCACCACCACCCGCGACGACGCCCGTGAGATCCTGCGTACGCTCGTCGGCCGCGACGACGCCGACTTCCACGAGGGCCAGTTCGAGGCGATCGCGACCCTGGTCGACGACCGGCGCCGGGCGCTCGTCGTGCAGCGCACGGGGTGGGGCAAGTCCGCGGTGTACTTCGTCGCGACGCTGCTGCGGCGTCGGCAGGGCGCCGGGCCGACCGTGCTCGTCTCGCCGCTGCTGGCGCTCATGCGCGACCAGATCGCGGCCGCCGAGCGGGCCGGCGTGCGCGCCGTGGCGATCAACTCGACCAACGCGCACGAGTGGGGCGACGTGCTCGCCGCCCTCGACCGCGACGAGGTCGACGTGCTGCTCGTCTCCCCCGAGCGCCTCAACAACCCGTCGTTCCGCGACGAGCGCCTGCCCGTGCTCGTGCGCCGCATGGGCATGCTCGTCGTCGACGAGGCGCACTGCATCAGCGACTGGGGCCACGACTTCCGGCCCGACTACCGGCGGCTGGCCGAGCTCATCGCGCAACTGCCCGACGACGTGCCGGTGCTCGCGACCACGGCGACCGCGAACAGCCGGGTGGTGACGGATGTCGCGGAGCAGCTCGAGCACGCCGCCGACGGGCGTTCGGTGGAGGTCGTGACGATCCGGGGCCGCTGGCGCGGGCATCCCTGCGCCTCGGGGTCCTGCGGCTGCCCGAGGCGCGCGGCCGGCTGGGCTGGCTGCTCAGCCACCTCGACGACCTGCCCGGCTCGGGCATCATCTACGCCCTCACGGTGAGCGCCGCGAACGACACGGCACGGATGCTGCGGGACGCCGGGCACGAGGTGCGCGCCTACACGGGGCAGACCGA
Coding sequences within:
- a CDS encoding type II toxin-antitoxin system VapC family toxin, encoding MTVLDASAVLAFLNGEAGADVVEADLESGGSIGAANWSEVAQKVTDRGGDWALARALLESYDVRVEPVTQQDAEHAATLWRPGSGLSLADRLCLALGRRLGAEVLTVDTAWGADPGIRQLR
- a CDS encoding sulfurtransferase codes for the protein MDVTITADALAEALGGPTPPVLLDVRWSLAEPDGRPAYRNGHVPGAVFVDLETELARADHEPADGRHPLPDEAAFTASMRRWGIRSGDAVVAYDDLGNQSAARAWWLLRHAGVADVRLLDGGLAAWRSAGLPLETGDAQPAPGDATARYGHLPVVDIDGAERMPRSGVLLDARAAARYRGEVEPVDPVAGHIPGAASAPTAGNLDADGRFLPADVLRDRYAALGVEHGRPVAAYCGSGVTAAHAVAALAIAGFDAALYPGSWSQWSNTPGRPVETGGA
- a CDS encoding sodium:proton antiporter encodes the protein MTGSLTLVALVAVMFGAGIYVMLERSLTRVLIGFLLVGNAVNLLIYVMSGAPGLAPVLYDGVDPDEISDPLPQVFMLTAIVINLGITAFMLALIYRSWWLARLGDRGDLVDDDRDERESGEGAADVARSSRLDDTAILEILDQSDEEYEERASGASARSDRTDRTDRTDRGGGRR
- a CDS encoding Na+/H+ antiporter subunit D, which encodes MTALVPLVVLLPLLGAAATLVLGRNRRVQLWLSVAVLAAVAVIASVLLFAVDATRGLVVYIGDWDAPFGITLVVDRLSAILLVISAIMLLGVLVYSVGQGVADRHRETPVSIFYPTYLILAAGICNAFIAGDLFNLYVGFEILLSASYVLLTLGGTGERIRAGVTYIVVSLVSSLFFLGAIALIYGATGTANIAQLSVRIAELPQDVQLLLHLALITAFGIKAAVFPLSFWLPDSYPTAPAPVTAVFAGLLTKVGVYALIRSEMTIFAENDLTTMYLVLGGLTMLVGILGALAQADIKRLLSFTLVSHIGYMLFGIGLASELGIAATVYYVVHHITVQTALFLTTGLIERVGGATSVNQLSGLLAASPFVAILFFIPALNLGGIPPFSGFIGKVGLFLGGAEVAGSGEGPAPWVIWAVIGAGAATSLLTLYALTRFWNLAFWRGRDELEGYESFLVESMQEAPEGATVTETRTAPVLMLAATVGLVAFSLLLTVLAGPLFDLSSRAATNLLDPAVYVNLVFPGGIR
- a CDS encoding Na+/H+ antiporter subunit E translates to MSPARDISPWRSLWRQLPLLVLLVALWLFLWDEVTVMSVVTGVLLAILVTRVFYLPPVLLSGRFNPWRGLLLGLRMIVDVATASIEVAFRAVNPRYTPTNAIIAVQLHTHSDLVMTLTAEAITVVPGTVVVDVDRERAVLYLHALGTVTDEDVERTRRHVLGTEERIVLAVGTHEEAESVRAERRARRMQRGGGVHGGAPDGLTGLSSDEVSAGDIQRRDGAHRDDPRGDGGEGTR
- a CDS encoding monovalent cation/H+ antiporter complex subunit F — translated: MSLLTLVVVVIAGTMFGIGAICAVWRIIRGPSILDRALAADVLLAISMCALGAEMAVNQHTDTLVVLLVLAMFAVLGSIAIARFMAKEDDS
- the mnhG gene encoding monovalent cation/H(+) antiporter subunit G — translated: MSAASVSLLAAAPGLVPAEAMPLLPEDLSVRDVLAGVLIVLGAFLSMAAGVGIVRFPDVLSRLHAGTKPQVLGLVAVLAAILLEVPSWGVLTTIVLILTFQLLTQPMTAHMLGRAAYRTDHVRRDLLIDDELADDIARRERAASRRGPERSGASDADGE
- a CDS encoding alkyl sulfatase dimerization domain-containing protein; translation: MVNPYDVERSFPDYFLEHRRLTVEQQGTYRCGELPVWTVYCPAGLLGNSTIIEGPDGLIVYDTGVNLDAGEVIAAEIAKVSDKPVKAIFYSHHHTDHYNGASAIVDPAAVAAGEVDVYAWQNFRAEMADEFGEILQRQAMGAGYYGGAFLSPDDRHHHGIGTLPIGGAPGFIPPTKMLSGDATLQIAGLEVRVFYTGGEAISEFGLYLPEFDMIAIADEFFTGIPNMHTIRGSKPRVPDNYIGALNTVLEIRPEWLVGSHIRPIQGKDDIAEHVGKYVDATKYLWDQSVRLINKGYTPVELQHALKDLPEELWDAPYTVPMYGTPFTSVPEFFTGWVSWFTGDSTDMLPSPPAHKAKRLAELMGGVDAVLDAAKADHAAGDHQLAAELAQIALRADPDNEDARLVKAAALRARGYQELNPIARSWYLTGALELEGAMDPGQVLAAYGAMMSVDKSVVDTVRGWRYQLDADRAKGVDLAIGIRDADSGAEVTVRVRNRVLHVQDGIGDGNDVVIEATSAQLAEPDGPTVVSGDPAAWSRFRELLDTDWTTFYMHMR
- a CDS encoding DUF1214 domain-containing protein — protein: MGTHVNVDNFAVAETARMFHDLQRDAGGVNRLLHHRAPAPIDQQTVIRMNRDTLYSFVVVDVSGGATLTLPDAGGRYLSAMVVTTEHYIPRIFHDPGEYRLDAELARASHCFVAVRTLVDPNDPDDIAAVGALQDAIGLDAASAEPFTSEEYDTASLDATRNALLQLAAGISGFERTFGSRKKVDPVRHLIGTAAGWGGLPSHEASYIGVAPAEATGTFSLRMADVPVDAFWSISVYDAKGFFVPNESGRYTVNSVTGVPDDDGAITVHFVHDDAVRDLPNAIPIPEGWNFIVRLYRPRPEYFDGAWTLPDLTPVLR